In one window of Brassica rapa cultivar Chiifu-401-42 chromosome A07, CAAS_Brap_v3.01, whole genome shotgun sequence DNA:
- the LOC108870222 gene encoding uncharacterized protein LOC108870222, with amino-acid sequence MQSNLLSHGEEQRNGDGKRKRLKISVAHFDNSALIKTYSKTLIGRCMNPVEQEMKALFTNLPKIWKLEERVTGSDLGFGKFQFDFMTEEELEAVLRHQPYHFDYWMLALAKWQPKQLKDFPSEIPFWIRVFGLPLEFRTAPTLESIGGALGRVVDVDVVQNRVQVVIDAFKELCFETSIDFKGGEFYEEEEVAVSLRYEKLFGYCKGCGSLCHKEEICPLDEKNTKAEPERRRENREGNGGWTDGAKHEERARSYKGVVINGSTGQQNRERDSKEYYGKGKGKMGEAPDSKWVKVPERGNRRSYNHHGNYRGNGEGSRVKTTYREAVPVVGSGTQGVSYKTYPLQRREDQGQQQDIHPAREEGEITMNEDADAALPSAEFQMELAKTQAEGSEVVVEAMEEERSLLAVQGMMEKHDEPFDDIEMEIDAINAAMMASGVDLEAEEEFQTLSEEEFEQDSEAQIENALLQNAEEPVAGDANINKELEAGEMAMRQGHRKRLFKPNSSTAGSTKMRMASALLSPRKKIAAKVGTRHGDNTKPPESKGPSIPKPVNLKF; translated from the exons ATGCAG AGTAATTTGTTGAGTCATggtgaggagcagaggaacggTGACGGCAAGCGGAAAAGGTTGAAGATTTCTGTGGCGCATTTCGACAACTCTGCGCTTATCAAGACCTATTCCAAAACTCTGATTGGAAGGTGCATGAATCCCGTGGAACAAGAGATGAAGGCTTTGTTTACAAATCTCCCAAAGATTTGGAAATTGGAAGAAAGGGTTACGGGTAGTGACTTGGGCTTTGGCAAGTTTCAGTTTGACTTTATGACGGAGGAGGAGCTTGAAGCTGTGTTGAGGCATCAACCATATCATTTCGACTACTGGATGCTGGCATTGGCGAAGTGGCAACCAAAGCAACTCAAGGATTTCCCTTCGGAGATCCCGTTTTGGATCAGAGTTTTTGGTCTTCCCCTTGAATTTAGGACCGCTCCTACTTTGGAGAGTATTGGTGGTGCTTTGGGGAGAGTGGTGGATGTAGATGTGGTCCAAAACCGAGTTCAAGTTGTGATTGACGCTTTCAAAGAATTATGCTTTGAAACGTCGATAGATTTCAAAGGAGGAGAATTCTACGAGGAAGAGGAGGTGGCGGTATCTCTGCGCTACGAGAAGCTCTTCGGTTATTGCAAGGGCTGTGGGAGTCTTTGTCACAAGGAGGAGATATGCCCTCTTGATGAGAAGAACACAAAGGCGGAACCAGAGAGAAGGAGGGAGAATAGAGAAGGAAATGGGGGATGGACTGATGGCGCTAAACATGAAGAGCGAGCTCGGAGCTATAAGGGCGTGGTCATTAACGGCAGTACGGGCCAACAGAACAGAGAAAGAGATAGTAAGGAGTATTATGGAAAGGGCAAGGGTAAGATGGGGGAGGCACCTGATTCTAAGTGGGTGAAGGTGCCTGAGCGGGGTAACAGGAGATCTTATAACCATCACGGAAACTACAGAGGTAATGGGGAAGGTTCACGGGTTAAAACTACATACCGAGAAGCTGTTCCAGTTGTGGGCTCTGGTACTCAAGGGGTGTCGTATAAGACATATCCACTGCAACGAAGAGAGGATCAGGGGCAGCAACAGGATATACATCCGGCACGTGAAGAAGGTGAGATCACGATGAATGAAGATGCTGATGCCGCGTTGCCGTCTGCAGAATTTCAAATGGAACTTGCTAAAACTCAGGCGGAAGGTTCGGAGGTGGTCGTGGAGGCTATGGAGGAGGAGAGGAGTTTACTTGCAGTGCAAGGAATGATGGAGAAACATGATGAGCCTTTTGACGATATTGAGATGGAAATTGATGCTATTAATGCGGCGATGATGGCGAGTGGTGTTGATTTGGAGGCAGAGGAAGAGTTTCAAACTCTTTCAGAAGAGGAGTTTGAGCAAGATTCTGAGGCTCAGATAGAGAATGCTCTTCTTCAGAATGCGGAAGAACCGGTGGCTGGTGATGCGAACATCAATAAGGAGTTGGAGGCAGGGGAAATGGCGATGAGACAGGGTCATCGTAAGAGGTTATTTAAACCTAACAGCAGCACTGCGGGCAGTACTAAAATGAGAATGGCGTCTGCGCTTCTTTCACCAAGGAAGAAAATTGCAGCTAAGGTCGGGACTCGTCATGGAGACAATACCAAACCACCGGAGAGCAAGGGACCTTCAATCCCGAAGCCGGTTAACTTAAAGTTCTAA